The proteins below come from a single Pichia kudriavzevii chromosome 2, complete sequence genomic window:
- a CDS encoding uncharacterized protein (PKUD0B12620) — MLIIYICDCILLRKKKQKNYKTSQQNIVVIPRKRKQKLPALFVFFFCFSCVSRLPFWERSRLPFFFFSFSSSFLLFFSFFFLTNPSLSRFSTDFSLYMPLLSWRLFWLPVVVLLSWLLLTTPVQTITSINLTWTFKCCIAGVTALFLPSTLPTPLSQSIWCSEQN, encoded by the coding sequence ATGTTGattatatatatttgtGATTGTATACtattaagaaaaaaaaaacaaaaaaactataaaaCCAGTCAACAAAACATTGTTGTCATTCCAcgaaaaaggaaacagaAACTCCCCGCcctctttgttttttttttttgtttttcgtGTGTGTCGCGCCTTCCGTTTTGGGAACGGTCTAGActtccctttttttttttttccttctcctcctcgtttcttctttttttttcctttttttttctcacGAATCCGTCACTTTCCCGGTTTTCAACTGATTTTTCACTCTATATGCCCCTCTTGTCATGGCGTCTCTTTTGGCTGCCAGTTGtagttcttctttcttgGCTTCTTTTAACAACTCCTGTTCAAACCATCACCAGCATCAACCTCACTTGGACTTTCAAGTGTTGTATAGCAGGTGTAACAGCGCTTTTCTTGCCGTCAACCCTCCCCACACCACTTTCTCAATCCATTTGGTGCTCAGAACAGAATTAG
- a CDS encoding uncharacterized protein (PKUD0B12630; similar to Saccharomyces cerevisiae YNL068C (FKH2) and YIL131C (FKH1); ancestral locus Anc_2.230) gives MSGRGKGGKGLGKGGAKRHRKILRDNIQGITKPAIRRLARRGGVKRISALIYEEVRAVLKTFLENVIRDAVTYTEHAKRKTVTSLDVVYALKRQGRTLYGFGG, from the coding sequence ATGTCAGGTAGAGGAAAAGGTGGAAAAGGTCTAGGTAAAGGTGGTGCTAAGAGACACAGAAAGATCCTCAGAGATAACATCCAAGGTATTACCAAGCCAGCAATTAGAAGATTAGCTAGAAGAGGTGGTGTCAAGAGAATCTCGGCTTTGATTTACGAAGAAGTTAGGGCAGTTCTTAAGACTTTCCTTGAAAACGTCATTAGAGATGCAGTCACTTATACTGAACACGCAAAGAGAAAGACCGTCACCTCCTTAGATGTCGTCTATGCTTTGAAGAGACAAGGTAGAACCCTTTATGGTTTTGGTGGTTGA